The Halococcus saccharolyticus DSM 5350 genome window below encodes:
- a CDS encoding permease: MAIQQGLIESGRFLIEMVWITWWPIVLGFTISGAIQAFVSQERMGDMIGGDSWREIGLASGFGFISSSCSFGAVATAKSLFKKGASAATSLAAYEFASTNLVIEIGIVIWIVLSPTFMVADFVGGALLIVLLAGAFKYLVPESWIEDAREHVRNLDDDEGGHGMDEDWVQNHSWKEKLLTLRGWRKASKNAIGEWQMLWKELVAGFIIAALIKGFVPESAWQQLFSIFPEGTVGWIVFGVVIGAVIGVLTFVCSVSNVPFALVLWQGGIPFGGVLSYIFADLIVPHIVDMYRKFYGWRMAATMFVLFFAAAAVAGVVIHAVWAGAGLIPARGAVGGTKPGWYTTILNVVFSGVFLVQAYFMYFEERGGGIAGVVPGAN; encoded by the coding sequence ATGGCGATTCAACAGGGCCTGATCGAGTCGGGACGATTCCTCATCGAGATGGTGTGGATCACGTGGTGGCCCATCGTCCTCGGATTCACCATCTCGGGGGCGATACAGGCGTTCGTCAGCCAAGAGCGAATGGGCGACATGATCGGCGGTGACAGCTGGCGCGAGATCGGTCTCGCCTCTGGCTTCGGGTTCATCTCTTCGAGTTGTTCGTTCGGCGCGGTCGCCACGGCGAAATCCCTGTTCAAAAAAGGGGCGTCGGCTGCCACCTCGCTCGCGGCCTACGAGTTCGCCAGCACGAACCTCGTCATCGAGATCGGCATCGTCATCTGGATCGTCCTCAGTCCGACGTTCATGGTGGCCGACTTCGTCGGCGGAGCCCTGCTCATCGTCCTGCTCGCGGGCGCGTTCAAGTACCTCGTGCCCGAGAGCTGGATCGAGGACGCCCGCGAACACGTTCGGAACCTCGATGACGACGAAGGTGGTCACGGAATGGACGAAGACTGGGTGCAGAACCACTCGTGGAAGGAGAAGCTGCTCACGCTCCGTGGCTGGCGGAAGGCCTCGAAGAACGCTATCGGCGAGTGGCAGATGCTTTGGAAGGAACTCGTCGCTGGCTTCATCATTGCGGCGCTGATCAAGGGATTCGTCCCGGAGTCGGCATGGCAGCAGCTGTTCTCGATATTCCCCGAGGGAACGGTCGGCTGGATCGTCTTCGGTGTCGTCATCGGGGCCGTTATCGGCGTACTCACGTTCGTCTGCTCGGTGTCGAACGTCCCCTTCGCGCTGGTGCTCTGGCAGGGCGGCATCCCCTTCGGCGGCGTCCTCTCATACATCTTCGCCGACCTCATCGTCCCACACATTGTCGATATGTACCGGAAGTTCTACGGCTGGCGGATGGCCGCGACCATGTTCGTTCTCTTCTTCGCGGCGGCGGCCGTCGCCGGGGTGGTCATCCACGCCGTGTGGGCCGGAGCTGGGCTGATCCCCGCACGCGGGGCGGTCGGCGGAACCAAACCCGGATGGTACACTACCATCTTGAACGTCGTCTTCAGCGGCGTGTTCCTCGTTCAGGCGTACTTCATGTACTTCGAGGAACGCGGCGGTGGCATCGCCGGCGTCGTTCCGGGTGCTAACTGA